The following are encoded in a window of Shewanella psychrotolerans genomic DNA:
- a CDS encoding GNAT family N-acetyltransferase has product MLELYTDRLKIRSLQQEDWQSFLSVHQDPRQNQYVRVPDGLEVLTDKFEQRLRPWRYESGDWLTLVIEEISTGEFIGFTGLYSVDLSLGQVEVGYMLAATGQGKGYGTESLKGVIDWACLSFDVHKFIGLCADQNQASIRVLEKCGFTHEGTLRHNYLLDGRWIDDRYYGLLASERS; this is encoded by the coding sequence ATGCTTGAGCTATATACTGACAGGCTTAAAATAAGATCATTGCAACAGGAAGATTGGCAAAGTTTTTTATCAGTCCATCAAGATCCTAGACAAAATCAATACGTTAGAGTTCCTGATGGTTTAGAGGTGCTAACGGATAAGTTTGAACAGCGCCTTAGACCTTGGCGCTACGAATCCGGTGATTGGTTAACGCTAGTGATCGAAGAGATTTCAACTGGTGAATTTATTGGTTTTACTGGCTTGTATTCGGTTGATCTTTCGCTTGGTCAGGTTGAAGTGGGTTATATGCTTGCTGCTACTGGCCAAGGCAAAGGCTACGGGACCGAAAGTCTTAAGGGTGTCATCGATTGGGCCTGTCTTAGTTTCGATGTGCATAAGTTCATCGGACTTTGCGCTGATCAAAATCAGGCGTCAATAAGGGTACTTGAGAAGTGTGGCTTTACCCATGAAGGCACCTTAAGGCATAACTATCTGCTCGATGGTCGCTGGATAGATGATCGTTATTATGGCTTGTTAGCGTCTGAGCGATCGTAA
- a CDS encoding ribonuclease E inhibitor RraB, whose protein sequence is MQFPDDDNGKMLAAMADAGIDLTKALDVDFFLVFDDQRDAESAAQELAQSELEGEMELHLNDEVGKWELIVCVNMVPQYDAIVEQEMELNTFAAEFGGATDGWGVMQHQEGDDEFADDDHECSDDCKH, encoded by the coding sequence ATGCAATTTCCTGATGATGACAATGGTAAAATGCTCGCCGCGATGGCTGATGCTGGTATTGATTTAACGAAAGCGCTCGATGTTGATTTTTTTCTTGTTTTTGACGATCAACGTGATGCAGAGTCTGCAGCGCAAGAGCTAGCTCAATCTGAACTTGAAGGTGAGATGGAATTGCACCTTAACGATGAAGTGGGTAAGTGGGAACTTATCGTCTGTGTTAATATGGTTCCGCAATACGATGCTATCGTTGAGCAAGAGATGGAGCTTAACACCTTTGCAGCTGAATTTGGTGGCGCAACAGACGGATGGGGCGTAATGCAGCATCAAGAGGGTGACGATGAGTTCGC
- a CDS encoding ExbD/TolR family protein — translation MARKKHSSIDEEAQIDMTPMLDIVFIMLIFFIVTTSFIKPSGLDYNKPEASTATTQKSANIFIGVSKTGVIKMENRQVDIERVTANVERMLAESPEAAVLIEADKEAQHGLVVKVMDNVKKAGISKISVSAGKD, via the coding sequence ATGGCACGTAAAAAGCATTCAAGTATAGACGAAGAAGCACAGATTGATATGACACCGATGCTCGACATTGTGTTTATCATGTTGATTTTCTTCATTGTAACAACGTCGTTCATTAAGCCGTCAGGTCTTGACTATAACAAGCCTGAAGCTTCTACAGCGACAACACAGAAGTCAGCGAACATCTTTATTGGTGTAAGCAAAACAGGCGTGATTAAGATGGAAAACCGTCAGGTTGACATCGAGCGTGTAACAGCAAACGTAGAACGTATGTTAGCTGAATCACCTGAAGCGGCTGTCTTGATTGAAGCAGATAAAGAAGCGCAACATGGCCTAGTTGTTAAGGTTATGGACAATGTGAAGAAAGCAGGTATCAGTAAGATTTCGGTATCAGCGGGGAAAGACTAA
- a CDS encoding RNA-binding S4 domain-containing protein, with the protein MTTASQTLALLPGEEFIELYKVLKVQSMTGGGGEAKFVISEGMVTVDGEVETRKRKKVTAGQVVSFNGESVTIVAAG; encoded by the coding sequence GTGACTACAGCATCACAAACCCTTGCATTATTGCCAGGTGAAGAGTTTATTGAGCTCTATAAAGTATTGAAAGTCCAGTCTATGACTGGCGGTGGTGGCGAAGCTAAATTCGTTATCAGTGAAGGTATGGTTACCGTAGATGGTGAAGTTGAAACACGTAAGCGTAAAAAAGTGACTGCAGGACAAGTGGTCAGTTTTAATGGCGAAAGCGTGACCATTGTTGCGGCAGGCTAG
- a CDS encoding peptidylprolyl isomerase gives MVQATARHLLVSSEEQCEQLKQQIIEGADFGEVAKAHSSCPSSAQGGDLGSFGPGMMVREFDEVVFSAPLNEVQGPVKTQFGYHLLEVTSRG, from the coding sequence ATGGTACAAGCAACAGCACGCCACCTTTTAGTGAGCAGCGAAGAGCAATGTGAGCAACTTAAGCAGCAGATCATTGAAGGTGCGGATTTTGGTGAAGTGGCTAAAGCCCATTCATCTTGCCCATCTAGTGCACAAGGTGGTGATTTAGGGTCATTTGGCCCAGGTATGATGGTACGTGAGTTTGACGAAGTGGTATTTAGTGCACCATTGAATGAAGTTCAAGGCCCAGTTAAGACTCAGTTTGGTTATCACTTACTTGAAGTGACTAGCCGCGGTTAA
- a CDS encoding DUF885 domain-containing protein, producing MNKSVLAITVAMSLALVGCSDAQNSSINTETAKETAVASVQTAEQTYLELVDRYFKETLALEPIYATFVGVNDYNDKFGGSLTEEYLKARHDLNTRYLKEIKAIDRAKLPTALQLSYDMFRYDRNVALVSETFPEHFMPMNQFYSTVISMVQLGSGESAQPFKTVKDYNNWLSRLEGFIQWTKLAQSRMNEGIESKVVLPRVLVERIIPQLQAQLVTKAEDSLFYAPITQFPESFSEQDKQAITADYTALINKKLLPALSGLTTYFQETYLPAARSSDGWWGLPNGKVWYQHLANAHTTTTMPVDEIHQVGLAEVSRILTEMDKVREQVGFEGDLNAFFASLSSEPQYFFTDREGLIDGYMTLKDKINAKLPNYFNVMPKADYVVKPVESFREQSAAGASYEAPAVDGSRPGVFYINTYNLKAQPKWGMTTLSLHEAAPGHHFQIAIKQELTGVPEFQRFGGYTAFEEGWALYAEYLGIEMGLFEDPYQYFGKLSDEMLRAMRLVVDTGLHAKGWSREQAIQYMKDNSPMAESDIIAEVERYMAIPGQALSYKVGQLKILALRAEAEEALGDKFDLKGFHDQILTSGSLPMAVMEQKIHDWIEANKA from the coding sequence ATGAATAAAAGCGTTCTAGCGATAACCGTTGCAATGAGTTTAGCCCTAGTTGGCTGCTCTGACGCACAAAACAGTTCGATTAATACCGAGACCGCAAAAGAAACCGCGGTTGCTAGTGTCCAAACGGCTGAGCAAACTTACCTTGAGCTAGTTGATCGATATTTTAAAGAGACCTTAGCACTTGAGCCTATCTATGCAACGTTTGTTGGCGTAAACGACTATAACGATAAATTTGGTGGTTCGTTAACCGAAGAGTATTTAAAGGCGCGTCATGACCTTAACACTCGCTACCTTAAAGAAATAAAAGCGATAGATAGAGCTAAGCTTCCCACCGCTCTGCAACTTAGCTACGACATGTTTAGATATGACAGAAACGTGGCGCTAGTTTCAGAGACTTTCCCTGAACACTTTATGCCGATGAACCAGTTTTACAGTACAGTCATTAGCATGGTGCAACTCGGCAGTGGTGAGAGTGCTCAGCCTTTTAAGACCGTTAAGGATTACAACAACTGGTTGTCTCGTTTAGAAGGCTTTATTCAATGGACTAAGCTTGCTCAGAGTCGTATGAATGAGGGGATTGAGAGTAAAGTCGTGTTGCCTCGAGTATTGGTGGAACGCATCATTCCACAACTACAAGCTCAGCTTGTGACTAAGGCTGAGGATAGTCTATTTTATGCGCCAATCACTCAATTTCCTGAGAGCTTTAGCGAGCAAGACAAACAGGCGATAACAGCAGATTACACTGCACTTATTAATAAAAAATTGCTGCCAGCGTTAAGTGGTTTAACGACGTATTTCCAAGAGACTTATCTGCCGGCTGCTCGCTCCAGTGATGGTTGGTGGGGGCTGCCAAACGGAAAAGTATGGTATCAACACCTAGCTAATGCTCATACCACGACCACGATGCCAGTAGATGAGATCCATCAGGTTGGTTTGGCTGAAGTGTCGCGTATTTTGACTGAGATGGATAAAGTACGTGAGCAAGTGGGTTTTGAGGGTGATTTAAATGCATTTTTTGCTTCATTGTCATCCGAACCTCAGTATTTCTTTACTGATCGAGAGGGGCTTATCGATGGCTATATGACGTTAAAAGATAAGATTAATGCCAAGTTACCCAATTACTTTAATGTCATGCCTAAGGCTGATTATGTGGTTAAGCCAGTAGAAAGTTTCCGCGAACAGTCCGCGGCAGGAGCCTCTTATGAAGCGCCTGCGGTTGACGGCTCTCGTCCTGGTGTGTTTTATATTAATACTTATAACCTCAAAGCGCAGCCTAAGTGGGGCATGACTACATTATCATTGCACGAAGCTGCACCTGGTCACCATTTCCAAATCGCTATTAAACAAGAGCTTACAGGAGTACCTGAATTCCAGCGTTTTGGTGGTTATACGGCTTTCGAAGAGGGCTGGGCATTGTATGCTGAGTATCTAGGTATTGAAATGGGACTATTTGAAGACCCTTATCAGTATTTTGGTAAGCTTTCTGATGAAATGCTGCGTGCAATGCGCCTAGTAGTCGATACGGGCCTTCATGCAAAAGGCTGGAGCCGCGAGCAGGCGATTCAATACATGAAAGATAATTCGCCGATGGCGGAATCTGACATTATTGCAGAAGTTGAGCGTTATATGGCGATACCTGGCCAGGCATTGTCATACAAAGTCGGGCAGCTTAAAATTCTCGCGCTTCGTGCAGAAGCTGAAGAGGCGCTTGGTGATAAGTTTGATCTTAAGGGCTTTCACGACCAAATCTTAACTTCTGGTTCGTTACCTATGGCGGTAATGGAGCAAAAAATTCATGATTGGATTGAGGCTAACAAAGCTTAA
- a CDS encoding diguanylate cyclase domain-containing protein, producing the protein MIYSFSNSGFRDPETGVYNQTYFLEVFNREWHRHIRDNQSLALLYLCPHIHETVKQPHLLELFMKQVQEAIMRTTDLVARLNQDNFALGLFNIDQKGTQTVIERIEQKIIEFNQNYQTKYTTRIDYELAGYVCKPERDLNIEMLFEDVKKLSMQLEMQKDKHSEVRSLMPS; encoded by the coding sequence ATGATCTATTCATTTAGTAATTCAGGATTCAGAGATCCCGAAACAGGTGTCTACAACCAAACCTACTTTTTAGAGGTTTTTAATCGTGAATGGCATCGCCATATCAGAGACAACCAAAGCTTGGCTCTATTGTATCTGTGCCCACACATTCATGAAACAGTTAAGCAACCTCATCTACTCGAATTATTCATGAAACAAGTCCAAGAAGCGATCATGCGCACCACTGACTTAGTCGCAAGACTGAATCAAGATAATTTCGCCTTGGGATTATTTAACATAGATCAAAAAGGAACACAGACGGTAATTGAACGTATTGAGCAAAAAATCATTGAATTTAATCAAAATTATCAAACGAAATATACAACAAGAATCGACTATGAACTGGCGGGTTATGTTTGTAAGCCTGAAAGAGATCTCAACATCGAAATGCTATTCGAGGATGTCAAAAAATTATCTATGCAGCTAGAAATGCAAAAAGATAAACATTCAGAAGTCCGCAGTCTTATGCCTTCATGA
- a CDS encoding energy transducer TonB, producing the protein MLRGIVSLLIGGAVTFALFVFMAFLVSGGAKRADTATDSPVIEISMDKQDTKVQDKPRVKPKPPTPPEQPPLPDTPPPDSSSNIDTNMSFNMSGVVAGSASTGFKLGNMMTRDGDATPVVRIEPQYPIAAARDGKEGWVQLSFTINELGGVDDVEVIDADPKRVFDREAKRALKKWKYKPKIVDGKALKQTGMTVQLDFKLDGGK; encoded by the coding sequence ATGCTGAGAGGAATAGTATCATTATTAATTGGTGGTGCTGTTACTTTTGCCCTGTTTGTTTTCATGGCCTTCTTGGTCAGTGGCGGCGCTAAACGCGCCGACACAGCAACTGATTCTCCAGTAATTGAGATCAGTATGGATAAACAGGATACAAAAGTGCAGGATAAGCCTAGGGTTAAACCTAAGCCACCTACACCGCCTGAGCAGCCTCCTTTGCCTGATACTCCGCCACCAGATAGCTCATCAAATATCGACACTAATATGTCGTTTAACATGAGCGGTGTGGTAGCTGGTTCTGCAAGTACAGGCTTTAAGCTGGGTAACATGATGACTCGCGATGGTGATGCAACGCCTGTCGTTCGTATTGAGCCGCAGTACCCGATTGCTGCAGCTCGTGATGGTAAAGAAGGTTGGGTACAACTGAGTTTTACCATTAACGAACTGGGTGGAGTTGATGACGTTGAAGTTATTGACGCGGATCCAAAGCGCGTTTTCGATAGAGAAGCTAAACGCGCGCTTAAAAAGTGGAAGTACAAGCCAAAGATTGTTGACGGTAAAGCACTAAAGCAAACTGGCATGACGGTTCAACTAGACTTTAAACTTGATGGAGGCAAATAG
- a CDS encoding tetratricopeptide repeat protein, translated as MQKVNTLATALLFAIGGSLAVAPVVNAAEKCPIEKRQSKAVGQSSAKKVQKSFEAYQEGNIDEAMAVLLEASPSDPFDKAYIARMLGNFYAEKSQMGTALKYLKQAVDADILGGADHAATLRLYADLLIQERKFKETIPYYYAWMEFTCKEDPQVYRRIGIAYSELKEWDKVLEVVDKGLSISTKPDKGLYQMKLTAYFNKKDYNNAVKVLETMVPLFQQDGRLWVQLAQFYLMTEDYEKSLATYDLAYKNGFLETAGNITRLSQLLAQNGSPYRAAKVYEKHMKSGLIKEEERTLSILAGFYHNAKELKEAADYYGKAAEIGNDGTLYLKQARLLTLREKHKEAIPVLKKALAAGDVSEGEVEFELALAYLGTKQYKAAYNACLKAAKDDKTKRTAKSYLAYIKEKARIYNVSL; from the coding sequence ATGCAAAAAGTTAATACTCTTGCAACTGCACTTTTGTTCGCTATCGGTGGTAGTTTAGCTGTCGCTCCTGTCGTTAATGCAGCTGAAAAATGTCCAATTGAAAAGCGTCAGTCAAAAGCGGTTGGTCAAAGCTCTGCTAAGAAAGTGCAGAAGTCTTTTGAAGCTTATCAAGAAGGCAATATTGATGAAGCTATGGCTGTATTGCTTGAAGCCAGTCCTAGCGATCCTTTTGATAAAGCGTATATTGCTCGCATGTTGGGTAATTTTTACGCAGAAAAAAGTCAAATGGGCACGGCGCTCAAGTATCTAAAGCAAGCTGTTGATGCTGACATTCTTGGTGGCGCCGATCACGCTGCAACATTGCGTTTGTACGCCGATCTGCTTATTCAAGAAAGGAAGTTCAAGGAAACTATCCCGTACTACTACGCTTGGATGGAGTTTACCTGTAAAGAAGATCCACAAGTGTATCGTCGTATAGGTATTGCTTATTCTGAGCTTAAAGAGTGGGATAAGGTTCTTGAAGTCGTTGATAAAGGTCTTTCTATCAGTACAAAGCCTGATAAAGGTTTGTATCAGATGAAGCTAACTGCTTACTTCAACAAGAAAGACTATAACAACGCAGTTAAAGTACTTGAAACTATGGTGCCATTGTTCCAACAAGATGGTCGCCTATGGGTGCAGCTAGCTCAGTTCTATCTGATGACTGAAGATTATGAAAAGTCATTAGCAACCTATGACTTAGCTTACAAGAATGGATTTTTGGAGACTGCGGGAAATATCACTCGTCTGTCTCAGCTGTTAGCACAAAATGGTTCGCCATACCGCGCAGCAAAAGTCTATGAAAAGCACATGAAAAGTGGCCTAATTAAAGAAGAGGAGAGAACTCTCTCTATTCTTGCGGGCTTCTACCATAATGCTAAAGAGCTAAAGGAAGCGGCTGATTATTACGGCAAAGCAGCAGAGATCGGTAACGATGGTACGTTGTACCTAAAGCAAGCTAGACTACTGACACTTAGAGAAAAGCATAAAGAAGCGATTCCTGTGCTTAAGAAAGCCCTTGCGGCTGGTGATGTAAGTGAAGGTGAAGTCGAGTTTGAATTAGCGTTAGCTTATCTTGGCACTAAGCAGTACAAGGCAGCGTATAACGCATGCTTAAAAGCTGCTAAAGATGACAAGACTAAGCGCACCGCAAAAAGTTACTTAGCTTATATCAAAGAAAAAGCGCGTATCTACAACGTATCGCTTTAA